Below is a genomic region from Molothrus aeneus isolate 106 chromosome 5, BPBGC_Maene_1.0, whole genome shotgun sequence.
CGGGAGCCTCCGAGGATGGGAAGGAGCCGCCAGTGGTGGGGGGAGccgggagggaggggagggagaaggagggatgggagggaacAGTAGGGATGGGAGGGAGCCGGGAGAGATGGGAGGGAGCCgggagggatgggaaggagccgggagggaggggagggcgcCGGACAGGATGCGAAGGAGCAGTAGGGATAGAGGAAGCCgggagggatgggagggggCAGGCGGGATGGGAGGGAGCcgggagggatgggagggatgggagggagcAGTAGGGATGGGAGGGATAGGATGGAacgggagggatgggatggaacaggagggatgggagggatggaacaggagggatgggagggatgggatggaacgGGAGGGATGGGAGGCATGGGATGGAacgggagggatgggatggaacaggagggatgggagggatggaacaggagggatgggaggcATGGGATGGAACGGGAGGCATGGGATGGaacaggagggatgggatggaacaggagggatgggagggatggaacaggagggatgggagggatggaacaggagggatgggaggcATGGGATGGAACGGGAGGCATGGGATGGaacaggagggatgggatggaacaggagggatgggagggatggaacaggagggatgggatggaacaggagggatgggagggatgggatggaacaGGAGGGATAGGCGGCATGGGATGGAACGGGAGGCATGGGATGGAACGGGAGGCATGGGATGGaacaggagggatgggatggaacaggagggatgggagggatgggatg
It encodes:
- the LOC136557115 gene encoding heterogeneous nuclear ribonucleoprotein 87F-like, which produces MGGIGWNGRDGMEQEGWEGWNRRDGRDGMEREGWEAWDGTGGMGWNRRDGRDGTGGMGGMGWNGRHGMEQEGWDGTGGMGGMEQEGWEGWNRRDGRHGMEREAWDGTGGMGWNRRDGRDGTGGMGWNRRDGRDGMEQEG